The Synchiropus splendidus isolate RoL2022-P1 chromosome 8, RoL_Sspl_1.0, whole genome shotgun sequence genome has a window encoding:
- the treh gene encoding trehalase, whose protein sequence is MRSLLLLFSAPLLLGLGSSVPPPCDSPIYCSGPILDQVQRAKLYDDDKYFVDMKLKFPPAVVISNFEKLSSEFPNRTLPQSQLKVFLDQNFEPAGMEFEPWTPQDWHEKPKFLANVTDPQLQAWAEKIHGLWKQLGRKIRAEVQLRPELYSLIHTPHPVVVPGGRFRELYYWDSYWVLQGLLLSEMTNTSLGMIQNFLYLVNRFGFVPNGGRVYYERRSQPPFLTQMVRLYHRATEDQQFLREALPVLEKEYQFWMVNRSLEVKGHTLNRYYVEAGLPRPESYTDDLELAEGLTEDQQQQLWMDLKAGAESGWDFSSRWYRSAQDGGLADTRTSQVVPTDLNALLCYNERTLASFHRTLGDAESAARYEAAADRRMAAMEALLWDEKRGAWFDYNLETASNNFGFYPSNLLPIWAMCYSSTDMANKAVQYLKGSGALKYSLRVPTSLRDSGQQWDFPNAWPPLQHMLIEGLSTVPSEEARRLAFDLAQEWIRTNWRVYSKYNGMFEKYDVTGDGKPGGGGEYEVQLGFGWTNGVALQLLDRYGASLTSSGGRFSLFLPLLLLLSWPLFIRAC, encoded by the exons ATGAGAAGccttctgctcctcttctctgCGCCTCTTCTCCTCGGCCTGGGGTCCAGTGTCCCGCCGCCCTGCGACAG TCCAATCTACTGCTCCGGTCCCATCCTGGATCAGGTGCAGAGAGCCAAGCTGTACGACGATGACAAATACTTTGTAGACATGAAGCTGAAGTTTCCTCCAG ccgTGGTCATCTCCAACTTCGAAAAGCTTTCCAGCGAATTCCCAAACCGCACCTTACCGCAGAGTCAGCTAAAGGTGTTCCTCGACCAGAACTTTGAGCCTGCTGGAATGGAGTTTGAACCGTGGACCCCGCAGGACTGGCACGAGAA ACCAAAATTCCTGGCCAACGTCACCGACCCACAACTCCAGGCCTGGGCGGAGAAGATCCACGGGCTGTGGAAGCAGCTTGGCCGGAAG ATCCGAGCGGAGGTGCAGCTCCGGCCAGAGCTCTACTCCCTCATCCACACTCCGCACCCCGTGGTGGTCCCGGGCGGGCgcttcagggagctctactacTG GGACTCCTACTGGGTGCTCCAGGGTCTGCTCCTGTCAGAGATGACCAACACCAGTCTGGGGATGATCCAGAACTTCCTCTACCTGGTCAACAG ATTTGGCTTTGTCCCGAACGGCGGGCGGGTTTACTACGAGCGACGCAGCCAGCCGCCGTTCCTCACGCAGATGGTCCGCCTTTACCATCGAGCCACGGAGGACCAGCAGTTCCTCAG GGAGGCGCTGCCGGTGCTGGAGAAGGAGTACCAGTTCTGGATGGTGAACCGCTcactggaggtcaaaggtcacactcTGAACCGCTATTACGTGGAGGCGGGCTTGCCCAG ACCCGAGTCATACACGGACGACCTGGAGCTGGCTGAAGGACTCACTGAAG accagcagcagcaactcTGGATGGACCTGAAGGCCGGCGCCGAGTCTGGCTGGGACTTCTCCTCCCGCTGGTACCGGAGCGCTCAGGACGGCGGCCTCGCTGACACCAGAACCAGCCAGGTGGTGCCCACTGACCTCAACGCTCTGCTCTGCTACAACGAGCGGACTCTGGCTTCCTTCCACCGAACCTTGG GCGATGCCGAGTCAGCCGCGCGCTACGAGGCCGCTGCCGATCGCAGGATGGCTGCCATGGAGGCGCTGCTGTGGGACGAGAAGCGAGGCGCCTGGTTTGACTACAACCTGGAGACGGCTTCCAACAATTTTGGGTTCTACCCTTCAAACCTGCTGCCCATCTGGGCCATGTGCTACTCCAGCACTGACATGGCCAACAAGGCGGTTCAGTACTTGAAG GGGAGCGGTGCCCTGAAGTACTCTCTCAGGGTCCCCACTTCACTGAGGGACTCCGGGCAGCAGTGGGACTTCCCGAACGCCTGGCCCCCTCTTCAACACATGCTCATCGAAG GGCTGTCCACCGTGCCGTCGGAGGAGGCCAGACGACTGGCCTTTGATCTGGCCCAGGAGTGGATCAGAACCAACTGGCGCGTCTACAGCAAATACAACGGCATGTTTGAGAAG TACGACGTGACCGGGGATGGGAAAccaggcggaggaggagagTACGAGGTCCAG CTTGGTTTCGGTTGGACCAACGGTGTTGCCCTGCAGCTCCTGGACCGTTACGGTGCGTCGCTCACCTCCAGCGGGGGGCGCTTCAGTTTGTTCCTGCCGCTGCTACTCCTCCTCTCATGGCCTCTATTCATCCGAGCATGCTGA